In one window of Canis lupus baileyi chromosome 10, mCanLup2.hap1, whole genome shotgun sequence DNA:
- the PRR16 gene encoding protein Largen isoform X4 translates to MMCAGIWTTHTSISKKHVVDQIDTLTSDLQLEDEMTDSSKTDTLNSSSSGTTASSIEKIKVQANAPLIKPPAHPSAILTVLRKPNPPPPPPRLTPVKCEDAQRVVPTVNPVKTNGTLLRNGGLPLAPNKIPNGDICCIPTGGLDKAPMQPLMHRPEKDRCPQAGSRERVRFNEKVQYHGYCPDCDARYNVKNREVHLHREPVHPPGKLPHPGPPLPPPPHLPPFPLENGGLGISHSNSFPPLRPATVPPPTAPKPQKTILRKSTTTTV, encoded by the coding sequence GTGGTTGACCAGATTGATACCCTGACCTCTGACCTACAGCTGGAGGATGAGATGACCGACAGCTCCAAAACGGACACCCTGAATAGTAGCTCAAGCGGCACCACAGCCTCCAGCATAGAGAAGATCAAAGTGCAGGCCAACGCACCCCTCATTAAACCCCCCGCCCACCCGTCTGCCATCCTCACGGTCCTGAGAAAGCCAaaccccccgccgccgcccccgcggtTGACACCTGTGAAGTGTGAAGACGCCCAAAGAGTGGTGCCGACTGTCAATCCCGTGAAGACTAATGGCACCCTTCTGCGAAACGGAGGCTTACCCTTAGCACCGAACAAAATTCCAAACGGAGACATCTGCTGCATCCCCACTGGTGGCTTGGACAAGGCTCCAATGCAGCCTCTGATGCACAGACCTGAAAAAGACAGGTGTCCCCAGGCAGGGTCCCGGGAACGGGTTCGGTTTAATGAGAAAGTGCAGTACCATGGCTATTGTCCCGACTGTGATGCCCGGTATAATGTAAAAAACAGGGAGGTCCATTTACACCGCGAACCTGTCCACCCACCGGGAAAGCTCCCGCACcccggccctcccctccctcctccaccccacctccctccttTTCCGCTGGAAAACGGGGGACTGGGAATAAGCCACAGTAACAGCTTCCCCCCTCTCAGACCTGCAACTGTGCCTCCTCCCACTGCACCAAAACCACAGAAGACCATCTTGAGGAAATCGACCACTACAACAGTGTGA
- the PRR16 gene encoding protein Largen isoform X5, whose translation MELESILENFLEEEVVDQIDTLTSDLQLEDEMTDSSKTDTLNSSSSGTTASSIEKIKVQANAPLIKPPAHPSAILTVLRKPNPPPPPPRLTPVKCEDAQRVVPTVNPVKTNGTLLRNGGLPLAPNKIPNGDICCIPTGGLDKAPMQPLMHRPEKDRCPQAGSRERVRFNEKVQYHGYCPDCDARYNVKNREVHLHREPVHPPGKLPHPGPPLPPPPHLPPFPLENGGLGISHSNSFPPLRPATVPPPTAPKPQKTILRKSTTTTV comes from the coding sequence GTGGTTGACCAGATTGATACCCTGACCTCTGACCTACAGCTGGAGGATGAGATGACCGACAGCTCCAAAACGGACACCCTGAATAGTAGCTCAAGCGGCACCACAGCCTCCAGCATAGAGAAGATCAAAGTGCAGGCCAACGCACCCCTCATTAAACCCCCCGCCCACCCGTCTGCCATCCTCACGGTCCTGAGAAAGCCAaaccccccgccgccgcccccgcggtTGACACCTGTGAAGTGTGAAGACGCCCAAAGAGTGGTGCCGACTGTCAATCCCGTGAAGACTAATGGCACCCTTCTGCGAAACGGAGGCTTACCCTTAGCACCGAACAAAATTCCAAACGGAGACATCTGCTGCATCCCCACTGGTGGCTTGGACAAGGCTCCAATGCAGCCTCTGATGCACAGACCTGAAAAAGACAGGTGTCCCCAGGCAGGGTCCCGGGAACGGGTTCGGTTTAATGAGAAAGTGCAGTACCATGGCTATTGTCCCGACTGTGATGCCCGGTATAATGTAAAAAACAGGGAGGTCCATTTACACCGCGAACCTGTCCACCCACCGGGAAAGCTCCCGCACcccggccctcccctccctcctccaccccacctccctccttTTCCGCTGGAAAACGGGGGACTGGGAATAAGCCACAGTAACAGCTTCCCCCCTCTCAGACCTGCAACTGTGCCTCCTCCCACTGCACCAAAACCACAGAAGACCATCTTGAGGAAATCGACCACTACAACAGTGTGA
- the PRR16 gene encoding protein Largen isoform X6, with amino-acid sequence MTDSSKTDTLNSSSSGTTASSIEKIKVQANAPLIKPPAHPSAILTVLRKPNPPPPPPRLTPVKCEDAQRVVPTVNPVKTNGTLLRNGGLPLAPNKIPNGDICCIPTGGLDKAPMQPLMHRPEKDRCPQAGSRERVRFNEKVQYHGYCPDCDARYNVKNREVHLHREPVHPPGKLPHPGPPLPPPPHLPPFPLENGGLGISHSNSFPPLRPATVPPPTAPKPQKTILRKSTTTTV; translated from the coding sequence ATGACCGACAGCTCCAAAACGGACACCCTGAATAGTAGCTCAAGCGGCACCACAGCCTCCAGCATAGAGAAGATCAAAGTGCAGGCCAACGCACCCCTCATTAAACCCCCCGCCCACCCGTCTGCCATCCTCACGGTCCTGAGAAAGCCAaaccccccgccgccgcccccgcggtTGACACCTGTGAAGTGTGAAGACGCCCAAAGAGTGGTGCCGACTGTCAATCCCGTGAAGACTAATGGCACCCTTCTGCGAAACGGAGGCTTACCCTTAGCACCGAACAAAATTCCAAACGGAGACATCTGCTGCATCCCCACTGGTGGCTTGGACAAGGCTCCAATGCAGCCTCTGATGCACAGACCTGAAAAAGACAGGTGTCCCCAGGCAGGGTCCCGGGAACGGGTTCGGTTTAATGAGAAAGTGCAGTACCATGGCTATTGTCCCGACTGTGATGCCCGGTATAATGTAAAAAACAGGGAGGTCCATTTACACCGCGAACCTGTCCACCCACCGGGAAAGCTCCCGCACcccggccctcccctccctcctccaccccacctccctccttTTCCGCTGGAAAACGGGGGACTGGGAATAAGCCACAGTAACAGCTTCCCCCCTCTCAGACCTGCAACTGTGCCTCCTCCCACTGCACCAAAACCACAGAAGACCATCTTGAGGAAATCGACCACTACAACAGTGTGA
- the PRR16 gene encoding protein Largen isoform X3: MWSVIRTGLHELKNEYMHIPVVDQIDTLTSDLQLEDEMTDSSKTDTLNSSSSGTTASSIEKIKVQANAPLIKPPAHPSAILTVLRKPNPPPPPPRLTPVKCEDAQRVVPTVNPVKTNGTLLRNGGLPLAPNKIPNGDICCIPTGGLDKAPMQPLMHRPEKDRCPQAGSRERVRFNEKVQYHGYCPDCDARYNVKNREVHLHREPVHPPGKLPHPGPPLPPPPHLPPFPLENGGLGISHSNSFPPLRPATVPPPTAPKPQKTILRKSTTTTV, translated from the coding sequence GTGGTTGACCAGATTGATACCCTGACCTCTGACCTACAGCTGGAGGATGAGATGACCGACAGCTCCAAAACGGACACCCTGAATAGTAGCTCAAGCGGCACCACAGCCTCCAGCATAGAGAAGATCAAAGTGCAGGCCAACGCACCCCTCATTAAACCCCCCGCCCACCCGTCTGCCATCCTCACGGTCCTGAGAAAGCCAaaccccccgccgccgcccccgcggtTGACACCTGTGAAGTGTGAAGACGCCCAAAGAGTGGTGCCGACTGTCAATCCCGTGAAGACTAATGGCACCCTTCTGCGAAACGGAGGCTTACCCTTAGCACCGAACAAAATTCCAAACGGAGACATCTGCTGCATCCCCACTGGTGGCTTGGACAAGGCTCCAATGCAGCCTCTGATGCACAGACCTGAAAAAGACAGGTGTCCCCAGGCAGGGTCCCGGGAACGGGTTCGGTTTAATGAGAAAGTGCAGTACCATGGCTATTGTCCCGACTGTGATGCCCGGTATAATGTAAAAAACAGGGAGGTCCATTTACACCGCGAACCTGTCCACCCACCGGGAAAGCTCCCGCACcccggccctcccctccctcctccaccccacctccctccttTTCCGCTGGAAAACGGGGGACTGGGAATAAGCCACAGTAACAGCTTCCCCCCTCTCAGACCTGCAACTGTGCCTCCTCCCACTGCACCAAAACCACAGAAGACCATCTTGAGGAAATCGACCACTACAACAGTGTGA